From Rhodopseudomonas palustris:
TTGACCCGCGCGCTGCTCGCCACCGGCGCCCGGCGCGTGATAGCGATCGAGCGCGATGAGCGCGCGCTCGGCGCGCTCGAGGAAATCGCCGCGCACTACCCGGGCAGGCTGGAGATCGTCTGCGCCGACGCGATGGACTTCGATCCGCGGCCGCTGCTGGGGAATGCGCGCGCAAAGATCGTCGCCAACCTGCCCTACAACATCGCCACGCCGCTCCTGATCGGCTGGCTCTGCGCCGAGCCGTGGCCGCCCTGGTACGACATGATGGTGCTGATGTTTCAGCGCGAGGTGGCGCAGCGCATCGTCGCGCGCGAAGACGACGACGCCTACGGCCGGCTCGCGGTGCTGTCGAACTGGCGGTGCGAGACCGGGATGCTGTTCGACATCGCGCCTTCGGCCTTCGTGCCGCAGCCCAAGGTGACCTCCTCCGTGGTCCGCCTGGTCCCCCGCGCGGCGCCCCATCCTTGCGACCGCGCGGCACTGGAGCAGGTCGCGGCCGCCGCGTTCGGACAGCGCCGCAAGATGCTCCGGCAGAGCCTCAAGGCGCTCGGCGTCGATCCGGCGCGACTGGCCGAGGCCGCCGGGATCGATCCGACACGCCGCGCCGAGACCGTGCCGGTCTCCGGCTTTGTTGCCATGGCGAATGAATTGACCGATATACGAGCTACAAAAAACACACCCTAAGGGAGAGACCGACATGACGCAGATGCGTCGCCAATCGCTGGTGAAATTCGACGCCCCGCTGTGCGAGACCATCATCGACACGCCGAAGCCGCAGGGCCGCGAAGTGCTGGTCCGGATCGAGCGCTGCGGGCTGTGCCATTCCGATCTGCACATTCAGGACGGCTACGCCGATCTCGGCGGCGGCAAGAAGCTCGACACGACGCGTGGCATGACGCTGCCGTTCACGCTCGGCCACGAAATCGCCGGCGTGGTCGATGAAGTCGGCCCCGATGCGCCGGCCGATCTGGTCGGCAAGAAGAAGGCGGTGTTTCCCTGGATCGGCTGCGGCAAGTGCCGCGACTGCCTCGCCGGCGACGAGAACCTCTGCACCAAAAACCGCTTCCTCGGCGTCGCGATCGACGGCGGCTTCGCCACCCACGTGCTGGTGCCCGACGCGAAGTATCTGCTCGACTACGACCCGCTGCCGACCAATGTCGCGGCGACGCTGATGTGCTCCGGCATCACCGCCTATGGCGCGCTGAAGCGCCTGGTGGACCTGCCGCGTCAGCGCAACATCCTGCTGATCGGCCTCGGCGGCGTCGGCATGATGGGCCTGTCGCTCGCGCAGGCGATGTTCA
This genomic window contains:
- the rsmA gene encoding 16S rRNA (adenine(1518)-N(6)/adenine(1519)-N(6))-dimethyltransferase RsmA, translated to MSAIDGLPPLRDVIKRHDLAAKKSLGQNFLLDLNLTARIARAAGPLEDVTVVEIGPGPGGLTRALLATGARRVIAIERDERALGALEEIAAHYPGRLEIVCADAMDFDPRPLLGNARAKIVANLPYNIATPLLIGWLCAEPWPPWYDMMVLMFQREVAQRIVAREDDDAYGRLAVLSNWRCETGMLFDIAPSAFVPQPKVTSSVVRLVPRAAPHPCDRAALEQVAAAAFGQRRKMLRQSLKALGVDPARLAEAAGIDPTRRAETVPVSGFVAMANELTDIRATKNTP
- a CDS encoding alcohol dehydrogenase, which translates into the protein MTQMRRQSLVKFDAPLCETIIDTPKPQGREVLVRIERCGLCHSDLHIQDGYADLGGGKKLDTTRGMTLPFTLGHEIAGVVDEVGPDAPADLVGKKKAVFPWIGCGKCRDCLAGDENLCTKNRFLGVAIDGGFATHVLVPDAKYLLDYDPLPTNVAATLMCSGITAYGALKRLVDLPRQRNILLIGLGGVGMMGLSLAQAMFKQPISVADLSPAARDAALQNGASFAYDPSEPDVIKRIVKENDGGFDCIVDFAGNDKSMNFAVGTVARGGKIVVSGLMGGQFSLPMVQWIYKRMTVEGFMVGTLEETKELLALARTGKIKPTPMKEEPMTDVQKWIDQLRAGKVVGRIMLTN